The window TCCACTTTCTGATGCACTTGATAAGCCCGTAAAAGCATGAGAGCAGAGCATAGACTCAAGCtcacatttctatttttctgcctcGTTATAAGACCTTTGTGCCCTTACGGTCTCCTGTTCGTCTTGTGATGAACCCGCAGGGACCAGATTAAGAAACCAAAAGCATACGGACGAGAAATCCCCGGGAATGTCAcacttctttttgttttcctttcttgttttttggttTATCATTTACAACAGAAAGACACtttaaacacaaatacactGTCTATTTTATGATGCAGTTTTCCCCAACATTTATTAAACAAGGACACATATTTCACatcggggaaaaaaatcatgccgTACTATTTTAAAACGTTTTCCAAAAAGTAGATACTCTAGGTTATGTACCTATTGGAAGAATATTCAATTGTTCTGCCTGTGACGATACATCATTGGCAAACATCatcattgattgatttactttttattgatttagatTTATATATGTCATTTGTAATCATTATGAGACTGGATAAAATCCCACGGCATCAGGGCCGGCTCTACGctggggcaagagggggcaacgccccctcaaacagatgtcctgccccctcgaatcaaacttttagaagtgaaaaatccgctgatagaaacacacgttaatccgccccctctcttctctcatgtcggtgcagtgtgtcctccctcacacagcctgctgtcaggagtccgcgcccctccgtaaacatccaatcactgtgagtatgcaaatgaggcaagactcagccagagagtgtcaagttacagtcagcgcggtaggagttggaagaggCAGTAAAAACGCCACTAAACTCGTCGTAgcgacccgtgatataactaatgattaacaacaactcaaataatagttaatataacattcatatatatatatttgtgcaGTCAAATGGGAAATagtctgctgtttttttaccCACTGGGAGCGTTTCTCAAGTCACAAGCACATCTGTACACTGCATCTAACAGACTGAGGACAAATGAGCGGTGTCTGGCGGACCCCTACGTGTAGCCCCGCCCCTCTGCACAGTTTTGTTTCAAACTGCTCAgggaaataatttttaaaaaagaattcagTAGATAAATAAAGAAGATGTTTTTCTCAAAACGTCACTTTGCACTCCACCATTCAGCTGCTCACAAAGAGAGAGTTAATGCTACGAGATGCATCCTTTTTTCAGAGCATTTAAAACAAGTGTTGCTCCTCTTGCATGTACTGAAAGCAGTAGCAGTAATGCTGTTGAAATCTGGATGAatggtatttttattttacttttcatttatttatttcatttatttttcagttccCCCCCCTGAgggattgccaccttattgtggtcagggggtttgcttgcctcagtgaccctaagagctataccagcagaagctttagtcttcaggtgggacacctaagctggacaggtcttagtgtagaggcctgacagagtgcaatccacttctccaggttgagatctgggcagacagctaacaactgccgtgatgaaaacacaaactgtgataaaaatgtgtaacaaaaaaaaaaaaaaaacatgcccccttcacatttctgactgccccctcttatgtgcattcctagaaccggccctgcaCGGCATACGTGATGACCTCTCATGGCACGCTAATGTGCCAGTACCACAGCACACTAGTTGGGAATAATTGTTCTGAAGTTTGCTAATGGAACCGTGCCAAGTGTAACGATTCAcatatgcattttttgctttacttttatgattttttttaacgtgtTTAATGGGACATGTTCTTACAGCAATTGCTATATGCCAAAACTATGAGTTTATGAGTAGAATTTCCCAAGTTGCATAACAGTGTTAACATCTGTGTTCCATTTCTGACTTGCTCAGTAAGGCTCCCCAGTATTTCCCAATACATATTGTTCGAAGATGTCTGTACGTTTCGTACAGCTCTACGGGCTCAGTCAGCAAGTCAATGTTTACTTTGGGAAAGAAGGAGAACGCAAGAGAAGAGTGCTGGGTGGTGGTGTTAGCAGCAGATGGGTTGATAAAAACGTGACCCAAAACGGAAACGATCATTACAGGCCCAACGTCAGAGTCAGGGCGAGCCATGTAGCTGGGCCCCACATGTTCGCAGCGAGATACACGTCGACAGCCTGCCTGCTGCCCACTTGTTAATGTCAGGGTAGCATTATGGGATGTCGGGCAGCGTGGGTACATTGTGGACTCCTCCCTTTGTTTACTCGCTGCAAGGTACACACCGCGATGGATCACGTAGGCTAAAATCCAGCACAAGCAAGCAGTCAGGCTGAAATTGTTTCAGCAGTTATGTCAAACAAGCAAGAGAAAAGGCACAGAGCACTCTCTAGGATTTGTTATCCTTTgagtaaatacaaaacactTCCCATTTCATCACATTTCCTGAGAGTTGGCTCTTGACTGACAAAGGCCAGATTCTATTTCGCTCccattttgtaaatattcaaTTAGTGTGCTTTACATAGCTCAGACTGCCTTGTTAAAAGTCCTTGCCCTCTGTTCTGCTGCTATATTTAGTTCGATCCTACTGCACTGTCATTTATTGAGAGGTCAAGCACGACTTGCAAGTTTTGCTTTCTGAGATTTTGTTAAGTGTGCTGCCGTCTCAGTGGCTGTGGGTGACATCAGCGCAATTTGACCGAACACATAAATCTTGTGATGACATGAGATCATTATTGAATACCTGCAGCATCATCACATTTCTGTCTGAGCTCATTTTCTGATTAATTTaatgttcacttttttttttttttgtggaaaattGTAAGTTGACCAGTATGTGGGTTGATTGTTGTGCCACTGAATTTGACTATGGATCATCCAGATCCAGGGAAAGACAGCAACTCGCCAGTCTCAAACAGTTGACTATACTGTTCTTCAATTCTGTAATGATAATAACAAAGCACCTTTGTGACGTGTGACATGAGCCATTAATATGATTGATTGTCTACTTTACAGGATTCAATCCCACAGCTAAAAGATTTATGAGAAATTACAACACACAGTAAATTATTGACTACCTCATTTAAAAACTCTGGCACAAGTTGTGCTCATTCCATAATAATATACTATTTTATCCTCATAGGAACAGAAGATTAGTTCTATCACTTAGTTTGATGCAGTAAACTTCTACATGAATGTGAACAAGAACCACAAAAATTACAATGCATCATAAAATGATATGTTGTTAAATACTTAGCACGGTCTCCTTTGTACAAGCGGACTTGGTCTTGGATTTCattagcgtgtgtgtgtgtgtgtgtgtgtgtgtcgtgaTGACATAATATAAGTTTTAAGTTTCACTTAATGTATTATCAGACGTTTTTAATGAGACCCAGGTCCGGCTGCAGGCGGTCCATTAAGTGCCCTCGTTTACTGTGCTGGATTAATAAAACATTGACAGAATGTTGTTTAAGGTTATGTTACCCTCGGAGACAGCTGACTTTTCCTCTTTGGAATCAGTAATTCAGTACCACTTTGGATGTTTTGGAGGTTCTGTTGAACATGATTTCTAATCAGAGCGGGGCGTCAACTCAGCGCACTGTTAACATCAATCATCTTTGAACTGCATTTTGTTGGTTATGGGTCAAAGGGGATTTTGAAATCAAGGAGCTCTGTTCTACATTACAGAGGTCTTTTTGTAGTCTGGTTTTATATGCTGCAGCTTCAAacgctcctttttttttgccaccccATTTCATCACAATTCCTTGAGATGCTCAATACCACTCTTTTGTAGGCTCAacttcaagaaaaaaagtttatgaCGCATATTGCCTGCAAACAGATGGCCTGGATCTGAATGgtctggaaaataaaattgcggTTCAAAAGCAGAATGTTCAGACGTTGACGAACAGTACGCTGTTAAAGTCCAACATTTTTCGTAATGCCAacaaagaagggaaaaagaaacGTTATTGATAATCACAAAACCCGAAAAGTGAACTTATGAGTGGTTATTGTTGATTCCTCCAATCGTCATTGATTTGCAATCAACAATaatcaaagaagaaaataatgttCATTGGAACATTAGGATTAAATGTGAATTGACTCTTCTCCCAAGCAGACTCAATAACTGTTCCATTGCATGATGATAAATGACATTACGCATTTGAGAGAATGAATTGGATCACATCCTTTATTTGCAATCTTATTGTGCGTTGGTACATGAAAAGAGTGAGACAATATCTCAATCCATTTTCAGGATCCTACAATTTGACAGCCAAGTCATCgtcattcaaatcattttatCAGCCTCATCAACAGGTTTTCCATCACAGTCAGAGTCAGCAGCACACTATCCATTTTCTTCATTAACAGTCACTCTAATCACATTCCCATGCTTCTTTGTTAGGAAGCCATGGGTGAACTCTGACCTATGTGCTGATACCATTGGATGAAGAAAGCAATGGAGAAGAAGCAGGCCAAATGATCCTTAACAATCAAGGGGGCTCTTTCGCTCAAAATGGCCAGCCTCATCTTCATTGGAAATACAGCTAAATGACAATTTACATTTAGTGTTTGACCCTCTGCCGCTTTCTTGAGTCATTTTAAGCTGAAAGATCCCCACTATAGATAtgtttcctttaaaaaaacacacaataaattaGAGCAATAAATAAGTGTATTTATTACAAGCAGCAAAGGTATCAATCAATAGCCctataacaaaaacaaaacacaattttcttttgagtATTACCTAGAGAACCTagcttctttttgtttttccctgaCTTTGGTCCACACATGATAAATATTCCCTTCCAGAAAGGCAATTTACCATAAAAGTGACTGATGATCCAAATGAGAAACAGGAGGTGCCAGGTCACCAAGTTGAGACAGTGAACATAATGAGTTACCTAGGCTAGGAATGTGCTCAATCCATGTTTTGTCTCAATCCGTCATGCTGCCACCTCAAACGTCGAGAATGCCGTCCATGTTTGATCGGTGGAATACGTTTCTCAATGTCAAACACCTTGCTATCGCTGCAGCTTgggtgtttatgtgtgtgggggAGCATGTGAAGTGGGGAAACTGGGTAGGGATAGATAACCCCGTACGTCGTGCCTACGTATCAGGATCCTGCAGGAGGCGAGCCTGGAGAGTTCAAGTCTTGTCAGGTTGCCTCCAGGAGGTCATTTCACTGCAACGGGGAGCATGAAGTGCTGATTAGTGTTTGCATCAAGTGGGGAGGGCGGAGATAAGTGGAGAGGAAAACACATGTCAGGGGGATGGAGCAGGAGGGGGACCCTCCGGCCCACTGGTTCCCACAGACACTGCAGAATGTGCTTAGTTAGATCCTTTAGGAACTTCTTGTAACTTTGAGTCACGCTGGCAAAAAGACACCCGAACGTCACTCTTGCAGCGTGACCTGATCTCTACTGTCTCACTGTGTTGGCAGCTACCATTCACGAAAATATCGTCTTTTCTGTCTCGACGGACAAAATCCGCGCAGCCTCACAGGACTTTATAAATAGTGATTAGATGCACTTCCGGTCCTTTTGAGTAGAGTCAatgattgttgttgttcttgaaAACAATCTCAGCCTCATTGAATGTCTTTCCTCAAGTCCAGCTATCTACAGCCACACTCGGCCACAGCCATGCCTTCGTACTTGTGCTTGTACGTGACCACGCCTGTGTCGTCCAGGTACAGGAGTGAGATGGGATCCAGCTTGGTGGGCACGCAACACGCTCGCGCTGTTTTCTGAGGACTGTGGATGTTGACCAGCGTTTGGACGATGGCGTGTTTCGTGGGCGTGACGTGCTTTGTTAGCGGGAATGAGCAAGTCCCGGAGCACTCGTAGGCGTCATAACTGGTGGGCGCCAGGATCCAACTGTCCCATCCAATATCCTTGAACTCTACGTGAAGAGGTTGTCTCCTGCAGTGGTTTCCCTTGGCGTTCCGACGGATGCGTGAGCTTGTGTCGTAGATCAGATTGGAGCGCATTTGGAGAAGGTCGGCCTCATCTGGCTCTGACTCGCCGTGGCCGTCCAGATCGCCCCACAAGTCATTCTCCAAGTCATTTTGCAGGATCACGTTGGAGGTTTCGTGGTCAATCATCTCTTCCAGCTCGTGCTTGTTGTCTCGATGGTCACTGCTTTCATCGTTGGAGAAGACAATCAACAGAGGCTTGTGTTTGTCCTTCACGTTTGTGTCAATCTTCATGTCCCCTTCAGTTTTCCCATTTTTGCTTTGGTGTGTGACACGTTGCGTGTCATCTTCACCGGCCACGCTGGCAATGTGCACCTCTAAACGATGTGTGGTTCCGTGCTCAGACTTACGCCACCGCTGCACCGAAGCAGTGAGGTTGAATGCTTCCCAGCTGTTGTCAGTGCCATACACTTGTCTTGAAGCCAACTCCACCAGCTCCAAACGATCCATTTCAACCTCAAAGTCATCTCCTCTTGCGAAATTCTCCTCTGTGCTGTTGTCATCTTCATCATGACGTACCACTTCGTAAATAGTCACTTTGCGGTCGACGCCGGCAAACAGATGGCGATCAGACTGGATGAGCGTGTAGAGGCGGAGCTCGGCTGCCGTGATGTGTTCGTGATGGGGGACTGACACGTTGAAGAGGAGTGGGTGGCGCCTTACTCCCCCAATACCAACCGTGCTTGAAGAGGAATCTGGGGAATCAAATGAATTACATGTTGATATATTAGAAGGATATGCCAACGTATATGAAAATATACTGGTCATCAGTTTTACATAAACTAAGTGTTTTGTAGTCAAATCCAATGGAACTTAGAAAAAGTCACAATGAATTAATTCACTATTTTTCACTTAaggttttattgttgttttcatttagcACACAATGAATAGACCGCACTGTCGAATCTGACAAAAATGGGGGCGGGGTGGACAGTAAGCACCCTCACATTCTATAATATTTTAGTCTTGACTACTCTGATCTACTTAAGATCTTGTATGCTGTCCATTCCCCCCTATACCTCTTTTACTCTCATCCCATGCAAATCTCATCTTCTCAATTCTATACATTTCCAACTGCTGTCTGTTGAATCTGGTTACTAAGTGTTTACTTTAAAACCTCATCTAATCCCTTGCATAGTGTGCATTTTGTAATTTGGATGAGTTATCAGTAATTAATGATTAGCATCACGAAAAAATTAGCATTGCATCATCAATAACATCATCAAGCTTTTTTCAGTACTTTAGATTGGTCAATAATTTGTCAGCTCATAGTATGCAGTTTTGAAAGATTTTGAGATCCACCAAAATGTAACTTATGAGGTTTTTGTACTACGTCAATAAAGTTcttgtattgtatttattaGTGGAGAATTGGCAATATATGCGCCGATGTAAAGTCAAATTTGAAAGTCATCAACAAAGGTTGCCGTACCCTCATTTATGAAGCTGCGGATGATGCTGGCACTGGGCGCAGAGGAGCGGTCATTGGCAAAGCGGTTGTAGAGCTCCATCATGTACTCCGGTGGCTCTTCTCGTATGCTTCCAGGTGGCAGTGGAGGTGGACCCAAGCCAGACAGGTTGAAGGTCTGCAGGAACTGCTCTTTCAGGCTCGCCAGCACACCCTGCATGATCAGATTGTTGTCCTGCTCCGCTTGGGACGGGTCCACCACCGTTCCCAGTCCGTCTCCCAGCCCCGGAGTGGGTCGAAGCCTCCGGTCAGTGTTGGAAATCGGGCTGCTCTCGCCACAAAGAGGGCCTCGGAGCAACAGTAGAGAGAATAGCAAAAGCAAAGTCTTAGTGCTGCAAAAGGTTCCCAGAAGAGAAACCCAAATTCTCgccatggagaaaaaaattgcAGTTAGTGTCTTGTTGTCACGGTCAATAAAAAGCGTTGTTGACCTTTGCTGTGACAATGTATAGTGCCTGCAGTAAGCCTTTTGCAGCTTTGCTGTTGGCGTAGCATTTAGTCTTGGGCACAGCTATTGAGCTACAGGTCCAGTGGCAGTGTGACAGAGGTCCACCTTGTCATCTCTGTTGTCTTGTACTTTCTTTCTATGCTTTACGCTCCCTTCCCAGCTTTTTCTCTCAGTCTCTTATCTACGATATGGTAGGCTTTGCTTTGctctgtgcgtgcgtgtgtgtgtgtgcatgtgtgtgtgtgcgtgtgtgtgtgtgtgtgtgtgtgcgtgccctCCACTTTGTGTGATGCTGAGCATGTGTTATCTCACAACTTCCTTAATGAGGATTTTGTAAACACTATCCTGTAGCCTCTTCCTTGTGGAAGCGCTATTTTGTTTGGGTGGGTGCACcagagttgattttttttcatttgtttatttggtttgTAAATGGCAGCGTTCTGCACGCCGTTGTTGATGCGCCATTGagcatttctttttgacaAAGTACACCAGTGTGGCAATGCCATGGCATATTAGAGGACATTAAAACACTTGTCCAAGTGAAATTGAAATGTAATGAGCTGTGAGTCCCAATGACCAAAAATGAAGGATGCTCAAATCTTTTCACTTCATTTCCTGATGAGTACAATAgagatgtgtgtgttgcacatTGCACTATACTGTCAAGTCTATAGGAATATAAATTGGATATTAATGGCATGTCAAGATTTCATGTGGACAGTCCTTCACTGGCAGATTTTAATATCTGAGTGAGATGCAATGATTCaatgtgtacatgtgtgtatAGCTCACCGTGCCCTCACTGTTTCCTGCCGTGATAATAAAATGGCCTGCGTGCCATTGGGAAGAACATTCCTGCTCACCACCTGAACTCGCGACTGTCGCTCTCATTCCAGAGCTTCTTTGCCTGACCCGGAGATACACTCAGTGCGTCACCCAGATGGGAAGCAATGCAGCATTTCCCGCGTCTGCCATTCATCTGCCACGATGACACATGACAGACGTACTCTTTATCTGTTGCACTCTTAAACTGCTGTTGCAACTGACATTGCACCTTCCTGATGACCCATTGAAGGTTTGATAGTAGCctgctgcacacacaaacacacacacacaaaacacacacacacactatgagTATTGTTCCTGAAATTTTccagaagacaaaaacaattcaagaAATTCAACAAGAGTTTCTATATAGATGCCATATGTACATTCCATACATCTATATATACTCGCTCCCTTACCAACTAAAATAAAAGACCACCTCCTTAATCCCACCAGGGTCCCCCTGAACCTGATCAAAATCCTCTATGTCCATTTCTGCAGAATCAGACTCAGTCGTCTGTTTTTTCCCACTGACAGTCACATATTTATATATCAGTAATGTCACTTACTTGAATGGAAGTAGTAGTTCAGAAAGTATTGGGGGATACATCCAACTTCTTTTGCATAAGAGCTGGTTGTTAATCTCAAGGAGGCGCCCACTGAGAGTTTAAATGGTTTTGATAAAGCACAATGCACTCCATTTACCCTTTGCAACTCTGACTATGCTAGTATGCAGGTACCACACCTGCGTAAACA is drawn from Syngnathus acus chromosome 9, fSynAcu1.2, whole genome shotgun sequence and contains these coding sequences:
- the bmp10 gene encoding bone morphogenetic protein 10, giving the protein MARIWVSLLGTFCSTKTLLLLFSLLLLRGPLCGESSPISNTDRRLRPTPGLGDGLGTVVDPSQAEQDNNLIMQGVLASLKEQFLQTFNLSGLGPPPLPPGSIREEPPEYMMELYNRFANDRSSAPSASIIRSFINEDSSSSTVGIGGVRRHPLLFNVSVPHHEHITAAELRLYTLIQSDRHLFAGVDRKVTIYEVVRHDEDDNSTEENFARGDDFEVEMDRLELVELASRQVYGTDNSWEAFNLTASVQRWRKSEHGTTHRLEVHIASVAGEDDTQRVTHQSKNGKTEGDMKIDTNVKDKHKPLLIVFSNDESSDHRDNKHELEEMIDHETSNVILQNDLENDLWGDLDGHGESEPDEADLLQMRSNLIYDTSSRIRRNAKGNHCRRQPLHVEFKDIGWDSWILAPTSYDAYECSGTCSFPLTKHVTPTKHAIVQTLVNIHSPQKTARACCVPTKLDPISLLYLDDTGVVTYKHKYEGMAVAECGCR